The Gammaproteobacteria bacterium genome has a segment encoding these proteins:
- the hslU gene encoding ATP-dependent protease ATPase subunit HslU, translating to MSSMTPREIVQELDKHIIGQDQAKRAVAIALRNRWRRQQVAPSLRNEITPKNILMIGPTGVGKTEIARRLARLANAPFIKVEATKFTEVGYVGRDVDSIIRDLTDVAVKLVRETETARVRHRAEDAAEDRVLDALLPAAPAGSFGFAAGEQKPQGDSDTRQKFRKMLREGALDDREIEIEVRAMPGGVEIMAPPGMEEMTSQLQGLFQNLGMQRKKSRRLKVRDALKMLLDEEAARLVNDEEIKLTALANVEQNGIVFIDEIDKVAKRGEAMGADVSREGVQRDLLPLVEGCTVSTKYGMVKTDHVLFIASGAFHASKPSDLIPELQGRFPIRVELASLTAADFVRILTEPDASLCEQYTALLATEGVTLAFEPSGVHRLAEIAHHANQQMENIGARRLHTVMERLLDLISFEAADRGGQQLTVDETYVDQQLGALLRNEDLSRYIL from the coding sequence ATGTCGAGCATGACTCCGCGCGAGATCGTCCAGGAACTGGACAAGCACATCATCGGCCAGGACCAGGCCAAGCGCGCGGTTGCGATTGCGCTGCGCAACCGCTGGCGGCGCCAGCAGGTGGCCCCCTCGCTGCGCAACGAGATCACGCCCAAGAACATCCTCATGATCGGCCCGACCGGCGTCGGCAAGACCGAGATCGCACGCCGCCTCGCCCGGCTCGCCAACGCGCCGTTCATCAAGGTCGAGGCGACCAAGTTCACCGAGGTCGGTTATGTCGGTCGCGACGTGGACTCGATCATCCGCGACCTCACCGATGTGGCCGTCAAGCTCGTCCGTGAGACCGAGACCGCCCGCGTGCGCCATCGCGCCGAGGACGCCGCCGAGGACCGCGTGCTCGACGCCCTCCTGCCGGCTGCGCCGGCGGGCTCGTTCGGCTTCGCTGCCGGTGAACAAAAGCCGCAGGGCGATTCCGACACGCGGCAGAAATTCCGCAAGATGCTCCGCGAAGGCGCCCTCGACGACAGGGAGATCGAGATCGAGGTGCGCGCCATGCCGGGCGGCGTGGAGATCATGGCGCCACCCGGCATGGAGGAAATGACGAGCCAGTTGCAGGGTCTGTTCCAGAATCTCGGCATGCAGCGGAAGAAGTCCCGCCGGCTGAAGGTGCGTGATGCGCTGAAGATGCTCCTCGACGAGGAGGCCGCACGGCTGGTGAACGACGAGGAAATAAAGCTCACCGCGCTCGCCAACGTCGAGCAGAACGGCATCGTCTTCATCGACGAAATCGACAAGGTCGCCAAGCGCGGCGAGGCCATGGGCGCAGACGTCTCCCGCGAGGGCGTGCAGCGTGACCTGCTGCCGCTGGTGGAAGGCTGCACCGTGTCCACCAAGTACGGCATGGTGAAGACCGACCACGTGCTGTTCATCGCCTCGGGCGCTTTCCACGCCTCGAAACCCTCCGACCTGATACCGGAGTTGCAGGGCCGCTTTCCGATCCGGGTGGAGCTGGCGAGCCTCACCGCCGCGGATTTCGTGCGCATCCTGACCGAGCCCGACGCCTCGCTCTGCGAACAGTACACGGCACTGCTCGCCACCGAGGGCGTGACGCTCGCATTCGAACCCTCCGGCGTGCACCGGCTCGCCGAGATTGCGCACCACGCCAATCAGCAGATGGAGAACATCGGTGCGCGGCGCCTGCACACCGTCATGGAGCGGCTGCTCGACCTGATCTCCTTCGAGGCCGCCGATCGCGGCGGGCAGCAGCTCACCGTGGATGAAACCTACGTCGACCAGCAGCTCGGTGCCCTGCTCAGGAACGAGGACCTGAGCCGCTACATCCTCTGA